A genomic segment from Gammaproteobacteria bacterium encodes:
- a CDS encoding uracil-DNA glycosylase gives MVNPSSSFGHVSDQRRNYLAIMGIESWERRMNGTMQSRKEIISSSMPATSAAIPDVDVNSPDEVASMGWEALEQAVQDCTACPLHRVRTRDIFGIGNRATQWLIVSDVPGVDQNQLCKFFTDREEQLLYQMLHGIGLRHEEVYLTSIIKSCLPANRTLAPAEAAACRPYLERQIELIHPRIILAVGAVAAQNLLRTTTPIGLLRGRVYRHGTIRVPMIVTYHPSYLLRDCHEKAKAWDDLRLAWRVFHRIPPDGQDF, from the coding sequence ATGGTTAATCCATCTTCTTCCTTTGGCCATGTTTCCGATCAACGGCGAAATTATTTGGCGATTATGGGAATTGAGTCATGGGAGCGACGCATGAATGGAACAATGCAGAGTAGGAAAGAAATTATTTCCTCAAGCATGCCTGCGACTTCCGCCGCTATTCCCGACGTGGATGTGAATTCACCCGATGAAGTTGCAAGTATGGGTTGGGAAGCATTAGAGCAAGCAGTACAGGATTGTACCGCTTGTCCACTGCATCGCGTTCGGACGCGAGACATTTTTGGAATAGGTAATCGTGCGACACAATGGTTGATTGTTAGCGACGTACCCGGTGTGGACCAAAATCAATTATGCAAATTTTTCACTGATCGCGAAGAGCAACTTTTATACCAAATGCTTCATGGGATTGGCTTGCGGCATGAAGAAGTCTACCTCACCAGTATTATCAAGTCATGTCTCCCTGCCAATCGTACTCTAGCGCCTGCGGAGGCGGCAGCTTGTCGACCTTATTTAGAACGTCAAATAGAATTAATTCATCCTCGAATTATTCTAGCGGTCGGTGCGGTTGCCGCCCAGAATTTATTGAGAACTACCACTCCAATCGGATTATTGCGTGGTCGGGTTTATCGTCATGGAACGATCCGTGTTCCCATGATAGTGACTTACCATCCTTCCTATTTGCTGCGTGATTGTCACGAAAAAGCCAAGGCATGGGATGATTTGCGTTTGGCTTGGCGAGTTTTTCACCGTATTCCTCCCGATGGCCAAGACTTTTGA
- a CDS encoding (ribosomal protein S18)-alanine N-acetyltransferase, with product MICVWLGEFFTVFLPMAKTFEEFLALREPTPIPASRSCAIFSQLRPMRAADFAAIMAIEQQVYEFPWTIGMFEDCLRVGYYCWVCEHYQLHGYGIMSIGAGECHILNLCVAPEFQRKGLGRYLMTHFLHLGRRYHADTVFLEVRSSNQAAIHLYFSMGFNEIGQRRNYYPSKYGREDALMLARSL from the coding sequence ATGATTTGCGTTTGGCTTGGCGAGTTTTTCACCGTATTCCTCCCGATGGCCAAGACTTTTGAGGAATTTTTGGCGCTGCGTGAACCAACGCCGATTCCAGCCAGTCGGTCATGCGCAATTTTCTCGCAATTACGTCCCATGCGCGCCGCTGACTTTGCCGCCATTATGGCTATTGAGCAACAAGTTTATGAATTCCCCTGGACCATTGGCATGTTTGAAGACTGCTTACGAGTAGGGTATTACTGTTGGGTGTGTGAACATTATCAGTTACACGGCTACGGTATCATGTCGATTGGAGCTGGAGAATGCCATATTCTTAATTTATGCGTTGCTCCAGAATTTCAAAGGAAAGGTCTTGGACGGTATCTCATGACACATTTTCTACACTTGGGGCGGCGCTATCATGCCGATACTGTTTTTTTGGAAGTACGATCTTCAAACCAAGCTGCGATTCATCTATATTTTAGCATGGGTTTCAATGAAATAGGTCAGCGACGTAATTATTATCCTAGCAAATATGGGCGAGAAGATGCTTTAATGTTGGCCAGGAGTTTGTAA
- the hfq gene encoding RNA-binding protein Hfq: MSKGQSLQDPYLNALRKERVPVSIYLVNGIKLQGQIESFDQFVVLLKNSVSQMVYKHAISTIVPVRNVRLPNEDIDVVESDSA; the protein is encoded by the coding sequence ATGAGTAAAGGGCAATCCTTACAAGACCCTTATTTGAATGCCCTAAGAAAGGAAAGGGTACCGGTTTCGATTTACCTAGTAAACGGAATTAAACTTCAAGGTCAGATCGAATCATTTGACCAATTTGTGGTGCTACTCAAGAATTCAGTGAGTCAAATGGTTTACAAGCATGCAATTTCGACAATTGTACCAGTGCGCAATGTTCGTTTACCTAATGAAGATATAGATGTCGTTGAGTCAGATTCTGCTTGA
- the hflC gene encoding Protein HflC, which yields MGQTKNVLVFAVIGVSAFLFLSLFTVQQGQRALILQFGEVQRVITEPGLYLKIPIINNVYYFDGRILSLDAEPERYLTSEKKNVIVDSFVKWRIADVRRYYTAVGGDETAANVRLLQIIKDGLRGEFGKRTIQDVVSGERTQIMAVLSTEASKVAQGFGIEVVDMRIKRIDLPREVSSSVYRRMEAERERVAKELRSRGAEAAERIRADADRQREVILAEAFRDAELIRGEGDAVATDIYARAYSRNQDFFNFYRTLAAYRTTFKDGHDVLVLSPNTPFFRFFLDSRGETLPEVPKKASADFRTE from the coding sequence ATGGGACAAACCAAGAATGTCCTTGTTTTTGCGGTTATCGGGGTCTCTGCGTTTTTATTTTTATCGTTGTTCACCGTTCAACAGGGACAGCGTGCATTAATTTTGCAATTTGGCGAAGTCCAACGGGTTATTACCGAACCTGGTCTTTATTTAAAAATACCTATTATTAATAATGTTTATTATTTTGATGGACGCATCTTGAGTCTGGATGCAGAACCAGAACGCTACCTGACTAGTGAAAAGAAGAATGTCATCGTTGATTCTTTTGTCAAGTGGCGAATTGCCGATGTTCGGCGTTACTACACAGCCGTGGGTGGTGATGAAACCGCAGCGAATGTGCGTCTATTGCAAATTATTAAAGATGGTCTCCGTGGGGAATTCGGAAAGCGTACTATTCAGGATGTGGTTTCTGGCGAACGCACTCAGATTATGGCAGTGCTATCCACTGAGGCGAGCAAGGTAGCGCAAGGATTTGGCATTGAGGTGGTGGACATGCGAATTAAGCGTATTGACTTACCGCGCGAGGTTAGTAGTTCGGTTTATCGACGCATGGAAGCAGAACGCGAGCGAGTTGCTAAAGAATTACGCTCGCGGGGCGCGGAAGCCGCCGAGCGGATCCGTGCCGATGCTGATCGACAACGTGAAGTCATTCTCGCGGAAGCCTTCCGTGACGCAGAACTAATCCGTGGTGAAGGCGATGCCGTTGCCACAGATATTTATGCTCGTGCTTATAGCCGTAATCAGGATTTTTTCAACTTTTATCGAACATTGGCGGCCTATCGCACGACTTTTAAAGATGGTCACGATGTTCTTGTTTTATCTCCGAATACACCATTTTTCCGATTTTTCCTGGATTCCCGGGGTGAGACATTGCCTGAAGTCCCCAAAAAGGCATCCGCTGATTTCCGGACTGAATAA
- the hflK gene encoding Protein HflK codes for MSLSQILLDRIMTIYVSHLVTDSILFSLNSIYLEHIMAWNEPGGSRGRDPWSGRNNDNEQGPPDLDEVVRKMQKSLGGFFGGSHGGGKRIVPPSGKLTFILFILLIVWVATGIYVVDQAERGVVLRFGRFVVTTLPGLRWHWPYPIESVQIVNTEQIRNVEIGYRSTSSGHQPMGSVPAEALMLTQDENIIDIKFAVQYFVKEAKDFLYNVKDPKETLQQVTESAVREVIGKSKMDFVLTEGRGEIVDRARRLIQEILDRYQTGMEVTSVNMQDAQPPEEVQTAFADAVKAREDEQRLKNEAETYSNDILPKARGAAARQMEEANGYRARVVASAEGESNRFVKVLEQYEKAPKVTRERLYLETMETVLTGNNKILIGAEGNNLLYLPLDQLAGQYSTGHSEAITAGLAHQESAKSAVSDPRNRHDSRTRGER; via the coding sequence ATGTCGTTGAGTCAGATTCTGCTTGATCGAATCATGACTATTTATGTATCACATCTTGTAACCGATTCCATTTTATTTTCTCTTAATAGTATTTATTTGGAGCACATAATGGCCTGGAATGAACCAGGTGGCTCCCGAGGGCGCGACCCTTGGAGTGGGCGCAATAACGATAACGAGCAAGGCCCACCCGATCTCGACGAGGTCGTACGCAAAATGCAGAAAAGCCTCGGCGGATTCTTTGGCGGTTCGCATGGAGGCGGTAAACGCATCGTGCCACCTTCGGGAAAACTCACCTTTATTTTGTTCATATTGTTAATTGTCTGGGTGGCCACGGGCATTTATGTGGTAGATCAGGCAGAACGGGGCGTGGTGCTACGCTTTGGGCGTTTCGTCGTGACCACACTACCGGGTTTGCGGTGGCATTGGCCCTATCCAATTGAATCAGTACAGATCGTCAATACCGAGCAGATCCGCAACGTCGAGATTGGCTACCGCAGCACCAGCAGTGGACATCAACCCATGGGTTCGGTGCCCGCCGAGGCGCTTATGCTTACTCAAGATGAAAACATTATCGATATCAAATTTGCCGTTCAATATTTTGTTAAAGAAGCCAAGGACTTTCTCTACAATGTCAAAGATCCGAAGGAGACATTGCAACAAGTCACCGAGAGCGCAGTGCGCGAAGTGATTGGCAAAAGCAAGATGGATTTCGTTCTCACGGAAGGACGAGGGGAGATTGTTGACCGTGCTCGGCGACTGATCCAGGAGATTCTTGACCGTTATCAGACCGGCATGGAAGTGACCAGCGTCAATATGCAGGATGCCCAACCACCGGAAGAAGTGCAGACCGCGTTCGCCGACGCAGTCAAGGCACGAGAAGATGAACAGCGACTCAAAAATGAAGCAGAAACTTATTCCAATGATATTCTTCCCAAGGCACGCGGGGCTGCCGCACGCCAGATGGAAGAGGCCAATGGCTATCGCGCACGGGTAGTAGCCAGCGCTGAGGGTGAATCCAACCGTTTTGTAAAAGTATTGGAGCAATATGAAAAGGCACCCAAGGTAACTCGTGAGCGTCTTTACCTAGAAACAATGGAAACTGTCTTGACAGGCAACAACAAAATTTTGATTGGCGCTGAGGGTAATAACTTGTTGTATTTGCCATTGGATCAACTGGCTGGACAGTATTCAACCGGCCACTCCGAGGCAATCACCGCTGGTCTTGCACACCAGGAGAGTGCCAAATCCGCCGTCTCGGATCCTCGCAATCGACATGACTCGCGTACTCGAGGAGAACGCTGA
- the miaA gene encoding tRNA dimethylallyltransferase encodes MLSKTEGQHPPAIFLMGPTASGKTELAIELTRQTHCSIISVDSTMVYRGMDIGSAKPSAAVRAITPHRLIDIRDPVDTYSAAQFRDDALREMADITAAGRIPLLVGGTMLYFRALERGLAPLPEANTEVRARLAAQAEQHGWAALHARLATLDPALALRIHPNDPQRIQRALEIIELTGRPPTELFALGEIQASGLPYHLIKLVISPADRTLLQQRIAARLIQMLGEGLVSEVEVLYNRKDLSLHTPALRAVGYRQVWEYLMGNIDFAKMQEQAIVATRQLARRQLTWLRAESVNQWFESTDPELTARTLRLLEQSCIINF; translated from the coding sequence ATGCTGTCAAAAACAGAAGGACAACATCCTCCCGCCATTTTTCTCATGGGTCCAACGGCGTCGGGCAAAACCGAGTTGGCGATAGAGTTGACGCGTCAAACGCACTGTTCGATCATCAGTGTTGACTCCACCATGGTTTACCGTGGAATGGACATCGGTAGCGCTAAACCAAGCGCAGCAGTGCGCGCGATCACACCGCACCGCCTCATTGATATTCGCGATCCTGTCGATACTTACTCTGCGGCCCAATTCCGTGACGATGCTTTGCGCGAAATGGCGGACATTACCGCCGCTGGACGAATTCCATTGCTGGTGGGAGGAACAATGCTCTATTTTAGGGCATTGGAACGTGGACTGGCACCGTTGCCAGAGGCAAATACTGAAGTGCGAGCGCGGCTTGCGGCGCAGGCGGAGCAGCACGGCTGGGCGGCACTTCACGCGCGTCTAGCCACGCTGGATCCAGCACTGGCTTTACGTATCCATCCCAATGACCCCCAGCGTATCCAGCGCGCTCTGGAAATCATCGAATTAACCGGTCGGCCACCTACGGAATTATTTGCCTTGGGTGAAATTCAAGCATCAGGATTGCCCTATCATCTGATTAAACTGGTAATCTCTCCAGCGGACCGAACATTGCTTCAACAGCGGATTGCGGCGCGTCTAATCCAAATGCTGGGAGAAGGATTGGTGAGCGAAGTGGAAGTCCTTTATAATAGAAAGGATCTCAGTCTCCATACACCTGCTTTACGCGCGGTTGGTTATCGTCAGGTATGGGAATACTTGATGGGAAATATCGATTTTGCGAAGATGCAGGAACAGGCTATCGTGGCGACCCGACAATTAGCGCGGCGTCAACTAACTTGGTTGCGTGCGGAGTCTGTTAATCAGTGGTTTGAAAGTACCGATCCAGAACTCACAGCGCGGACTCTTCGGCTTCTGGAGCAGAGTTGTATAATAAATTTTTGA